A single genomic interval of Rhizobium leguminosarum bv. trifolii WSM1325 harbors:
- a CDS encoding lytic murein transglycosylase (TIGRFAM: lytic murein transglycosylase~PFAM: Peptidoglycan-binding domain 1 protein~KEGG: rec:RHECIAT_CH0000159 probable transglycosylase protein): MLHHTPLCPAGHLPHKGGDHKWLWFPASLSACRAETSIVGGNLRAQPISPPVGEIPGRAEGGVPRRLRIFALTLAAALLPLSCYAAPSKADVEAQFEKWVQSDLWPEAKANGISEKVFQAAFSGITLNWNLPDLAPPGFPPPKEQKQTQAEFSSPAPYFNEDQLKKLAATGRGFAAQYGSTLKRIEKTYGVPGSIVLAIWGRETGFGAAKIPNSAIEVLATKAFMSTRKEMFRTELVAALHILDGGDVTPANFKGSWAGALGQPQFMPTSYLKYAVDFDGDGHRNIWTSVPDTLASIANYLVKKGWQRGRDWGFEVSIPEAVSCAQEGPDLAKPLSHWASLGIDRISGKGFPSGEMKAEGMMLVPAGRDGPEFIVTPNFYIIKEYNNSDLYALYIGNLADRIAHNDGAFQGRWGDVGKMLRSDVTAMQKALERQGYDVGGSDGLPGYKTRRSIGQWQAKNDMKPTCFPEATMKGKLK; the protein is encoded by the coding sequence ATGTTGCACCACACCCCCCTCTGCCCTGCCGGGCATCTCCCCCACAAGGGGGGAGATCACAAGTGGCTTTGGTTTCCCGCTTCATTGTCAGCTTGCCGCGCAGAAACGTCGATTGTCGGCGGAAACCTCCGCGCCCAGCCGATCTCCCCACCTGTGGGGGAGATACCCGGCAGGGCAGAGGGGGGTGTTCCACGGCGGCTGCGGATATTCGCACTCACATTGGCGGCAGCTCTCCTGCCCCTCTCCTGTTACGCGGCCCCTTCGAAAGCCGATGTCGAGGCGCAGTTCGAGAAATGGGTGCAGAGTGACCTCTGGCCGGAGGCGAAGGCGAACGGCATTTCGGAGAAGGTCTTTCAAGCCGCTTTCTCCGGCATCACGTTGAACTGGAACCTGCCCGATCTCGCCCCGCCCGGTTTCCCGCCGCCGAAGGAGCAGAAGCAGACGCAGGCCGAATTTTCCTCGCCCGCTCCCTATTTCAACGAAGACCAGCTGAAGAAACTTGCCGCAACAGGTCGCGGCTTTGCCGCCCAATACGGCTCGACGCTGAAGCGGATCGAAAAGACCTATGGCGTGCCGGGCTCGATCGTGCTGGCCATCTGGGGCCGTGAGACCGGCTTCGGTGCGGCGAAGATCCCGAATTCGGCGATCGAGGTGCTGGCGACCAAGGCCTTCATGTCGACGCGCAAGGAGATGTTCCGCACCGAGCTGGTGGCCGCACTCCATATTCTCGACGGCGGTGACGTCACACCTGCTAATTTCAAGGGTTCGTGGGCGGGCGCACTCGGCCAGCCGCAATTCATGCCGACCAGCTATCTGAAATATGCCGTGGATTTCGATGGCGACGGCCACCGCAATATCTGGACCTCGGTGCCCGATACGCTCGCCTCGATCGCCAATTACCTGGTCAAGAAAGGTTGGCAGCGCGGCCGCGACTGGGGCTTCGAGGTGTCGATACCGGAGGCGGTTTCCTGCGCGCAGGAAGGACCCGATCTGGCAAAGCCGCTGTCGCACTGGGCCTCGCTCGGCATCGACCGCATCTCCGGCAAGGGCTTTCCCTCCGGCGAGATGAAGGCTGAGGGCATGATGCTGGTTCCGGCCGGCCGCGACGGACCGGAATTCATCGTCACGCCGAATTTCTACATCATCAAGGAATACAATAATTCCGATCTCTACGCGCTCTATATCGGCAACCTCGCCGACCGGATCGCCCATAATGACGGCGCCTTCCAGGGCAGATGGGGTGATGTCGGCAAGATGCTGCGCTCGGATGTCACCGCCATGCAGAAGGCGCTGGAACGGCAGGGCTATGATGTCGGCGGTTCCGACGGTCTGCCGGGCTA